Within the Medicago truncatula cultivar Jemalong A17 chromosome 4, MtrunA17r5.0-ANR, whole genome shotgun sequence genome, the region AAATGTTTCTGATTTAAAAATGTTCTCATGATGCACATATCCATTTCactcaaaaatatatatgcCCAACAGTTTAACAAAtatcaaaaatcatatttaaagaagaaataaattCCAGATTGAATTATTTATCAAGTCATTTATTTGTGAGAATGGTTGgaaaataattcaaaagaaCATTCTCAGTATCCCGAAACATGAAGATTCTGTCATAAAGAAATTAGAATCATCCAAGAAGCTTCCAACACTATTCAAGTTTCTTTTAGACAAATAGAGATCAATCAAAGCTTATTCTATATAAATAAGTATAGTGACTTTCACCAAACAAGTCTGTAGAATCAACGAATAGGACCAATTACATATAGATAATTTATCTACATACAATTTCAAATGGTATACTTTTTATATTCaaacaatgaaataattaaatgaaataattgctTTTATAAAAGAATTGTGTAGCACCGTTAAATGGAATCTATGTAAACTTTTTTGTTCTCTGATGAGAGAAAATTCTGGAACCACAATCCCGAGAGCTTTTGATATCTTTTCAAACCATTTTTGTAATCTACGAATGTCATTCCAAATCTCACAGTATAACCTTTATGCCATTCAAAATTGTCCAACAAAGACCATGCAAAGTATCCCTTTACATTTACACCAGCCCTGTATTtacattaaaagaaaaaacattttagCTAAATTCCATGAAAGAAAGTGAAATAGATGTACATCTTTagatatatagaaaatttacTCACTTGATTGCCTCATTAAGATAGAATAAATGACGATAATGATAATCAACTCTATAAGTATCCATAAGAGATTCCTCGAGCGATAATGATGGATCATCGTACTCATTAATACCTGCAGACATTATGAAAAAGTTGAGTTATATTCAtacgtaataaaataaaatttcaaatagaaattttataaCATTATCTATTTAAAGAAAAACTATGATATGAAAACGATTTGCTTACCATTTTCAGTAATATAAATTAAAGGGTTGttgtatttttctttaactTGTATCAGAAAGTCTCGAATTGCTCTTGGATAAACATACAACCAATTTGAAGCAACCTGGAAATAAAATAACCAAATTCATTAATTACTAAGTTAGACACAACCAAATAACAGGTAAGTTTTTGGAAATATTCATGGTTGAACACTTACATTTAGACCAATGGTTTTTCCATCACGTTCGACTGCAATCAcacacaccaaaaaaaaaaaatgtaaacctttaatttaaatttataatagaTAACTTAAATAATCAATAGATATAAAAGTAGGCCAAATGGGTGCTTACATGAAAAACGAGAGAGTGAATCTGTTAGGTAGCTATGTTTGCCATTGCTTAACTGAGGTGCATCAGAAGCATAGCATGAAGAGTAATAGTTTATgccaataaaatcaaatgaaccaCTCACTAGCTTAGATTGCTCTTTTGTAAACTTTGGTAACCTTGTTCTGACTAATGCTCTCATGGTTTTTGGATAATCTCCATTGGCCAAGGGATCCATAAACctataattaaacaaagaaaTTGAATAAGTTATCATATAAATCTCCTTAATTGTGTTAATTTGGATGGTATAATTATATAAGTTTTATCTTTGTAATGAACTTACCATCCAAACATAAAGTCTGTAGCTCGTTCAGCAGCCTTTATATCAAGTTTATTATCTGAGAGTGGCACAAAATAGTTAATAACCAATGTTATACCTATCACACCCTTTTGAGAGACTTGATACTTGGTCTTGTACAAATTAACAACTGCTGCATGAGCTAGAAGTTGATAATGTGCAACTAAATAAGGTTCTGTTCCAGAATCACCGCCGGTGCAATTTGGATTCAACCAAGAAGAGCATCGACCTGGTGCCATTTCACCATTTGCATACCCATCTTGACTGTAAGTCCATGGTTCATTCAAAGTTATCCAATGTTTTACTCTATCTCCAAATGTTTTGAAGCAAAGTTCCGCATAGTCTTGAAAGTCTTTTCTGTACGTAGTTGAAGATATATAATGATGAATGAGAAACTTTTTCATAACTATTTAAACTAATTaagtgaaaatttgaaattgtatCACTCACATGATGAGAGGACTTAAGAAACCGCCATATTCATCTTCTAGAGTTTGAGGAAGATCCCAATGAAAAAGAGTTACAAATGGTTGTAAACCTGTGACATGAGATGGCTATATTAGAATATGCTAAAATGCAAAGCATAAACGAAAATGAAGTTTGTATTCTTACCATTTGCCACCAACTCATTGATGAGGTTGTTGTAATAGTCGATTCCTTCTTGATTAATTCCTCCACTTAGTTTCCCATCTGGGAGTATTCTAGACCAAGATATGGAAAATCTGTATGCATCCAAGTTCATATCCTTCATGATACCAACATCTTCCTTATATCGATGATACGAGTCAACCGCAACGTCTCCATTGTTTCCATCACTGATTTTTTGAGGATATCTATGAGTGAATGTATCCCAAATACTTGGTCCTCTTCCACCTTCACTTGCTGCACCTTCATATTGATATGCAGAAGATGCTGTGCCAAATATAAAGCCTTCTGGGAAATCATTTCTATTCAAAGTACCTATTTGAGGTGtagttttaattatttcttGACCATGTGTGAAAGTAATTATGAATGTTGGCAACAAGAGAGAAAATAGGAAATATCTCATGCTTAATGAATTTGTTTCAGTGAAttagttgatgatgatgacaaAAACAAAGGTGTGGTTTTATGTAagaataagaaagaaagaaagaaagaaagcaagaaagaaagaaagaaagaatgaatgaatttgttgTGGGCTATGAAAGTGTGtggtttctatttatataagaaaaagaaataaagaatttTGGTGGGTAGTGGCAGCTTCAGTGTAACTGCCACCTTTATTTTTCTAGTCAAATTATCATAGTCAATTAATGCGACGGCTGCTGTTGCTCTATGAGTCACTAACCAATGAGGTACTGTTCTACGTACTCCTTTCAATCATCTGTAgctctttttcttcattgaatgattacaaaaatatcatgacatCTCAGCagctaaataaattttgttgagaGATGATAAACCTGTCAAGAAGTGTATTGAATCACACAATTAGTAATctgataaattaaaattatgtatccaatgtaattaataaattttcgGTATGAATTGTATTTAGAACATAAAAT harbors:
- the LOC25492639 gene encoding cyanogenic beta-glucosidase, which translates into the protein MRYFLFSLLLPTFIITFTHGQEIIKTTPQIGTLNRNDFPEGFIFGTASSAYQYEGAASEGGRGPSIWDTFTHRYPQKISDGNNGDVAVDSYHRYKEDVGIMKDMNLDAYRFSISWSRILPDGKLSGGINQEGIDYYNNLINELVANGLQPFVTLFHWDLPQTLEDEYGGFLSPLIIKDFQDYAELCFKTFGDRVKHWITLNEPWTYSQDGYANGEMAPGRCSSWLNPNCTGGDSGTEPYLVAHYQLLAHAAVVNLYKTKYQVSQKGVIGITLVINYFVPLSDNKLDIKAAERATDFMFGWFMDPLANGDYPKTMRALVRTRLPKFTKEQSKLVSGSFDFIGINYYSSCYASDAPQLSNGKHSYLTDSLSRFSFERDGKTIGLNVASNWLYVYPRAIRDFLIQVKEKYNNPLIYITENGINEYDDPSLSLEESLMDTYRVDYHYRHLFYLNEAIKAGVNVKGYFAWSLLDNFEWHKGYTVRFGMTFVDYKNGLKRYQKLSGLWFQNFLSSENKKVYIDSI